A stretch of the Rhizobium sullae genome encodes the following:
- the cobG gene encoding precorrin-3B synthase, which produces MKGRAMGFAGERKIDREAHVVAAQESRRGACPTLAAPMATGDGLLVRLRPAGGALTPAQFKMLAASAAANGNGLLEISARGSLQVRGLRPETVDRLAADVEAAGILVPAGPSIELSPLHGIDPREIGNPAAIEARLRDELRIALSSPLLAPKLSIIVDGGGRFGLSGLSADIRVAALGEGRWRVAIDGDGKTAVPVCIGSADDAVRTIGQLLAMLVKIGMHLRARDIGPAALRDMFPAMEAQFVTAPHSETPRPGVHQLANRSVVLGLRPHFGQINASDLSMFLGEAERFAAAEIRLAPGRLFYLTGLNPQSAERLQEVATDLGFSSDPNDSFAKIAACAGAGACASGFYETKVRAEHLLQHASALLDGSLAVHLSGCAKGCAHPRQALTIIGMPGGYGIVLNGRAGDRPDVTIAGSEIDSAIEKLARLVGKNKSPCESAAACLTRLGPQAIANALKQE; this is translated from the coding sequence ATGAAAGGACGAGCCATGGGCTTTGCCGGCGAAAGAAAGATCGACAGGGAAGCGCACGTCGTTGCCGCGCAAGAATCGCGCCGCGGCGCCTGTCCGACGCTTGCCGCACCCATGGCGACCGGCGACGGCCTGCTCGTGCGGTTGCGGCCGGCCGGCGGCGCGCTGACGCCTGCGCAATTCAAGATGCTTGCAGCCTCCGCAGCGGCAAACGGCAACGGTCTTCTGGAAATTTCCGCGCGCGGAAGTCTGCAAGTCCGCGGTCTGCGGCCGGAGACTGTCGATCGGCTTGCTGCTGATGTCGAAGCGGCAGGAATTCTTGTTCCGGCAGGTCCGTCGATCGAGCTTTCGCCCCTACATGGCATCGACCCGCGCGAGATAGGAAATCCCGCCGCCATCGAAGCGCGGCTGCGTGATGAGCTAAGGATTGCGCTGTCTTCACCACTTCTGGCCCCGAAGCTCTCCATCATCGTCGACGGTGGAGGACGTTTCGGTCTATCCGGTCTTTCAGCCGATATCCGCGTTGCCGCTCTGGGCGAAGGCCGCTGGCGGGTTGCGATAGACGGCGATGGTAAAACGGCCGTGCCTGTTTGCATCGGCTCGGCGGATGACGCTGTCCGGACGATCGGGCAATTGCTGGCGATGCTCGTGAAAATCGGCATGCATCTTCGAGCGCGCGACATCGGACCGGCTGCCTTGCGCGACATGTTTCCGGCAATGGAGGCGCAATTTGTCACCGCGCCTCATTCAGAAACGCCAAGGCCCGGAGTTCATCAGCTTGCCAATCGCAGCGTTGTCCTTGGCCTCAGGCCACATTTCGGCCAGATCAATGCAAGCGATCTGTCGATGTTTCTGGGAGAGGCCGAGCGCTTCGCGGCAGCAGAAATTCGGCTGGCGCCGGGCCGGCTATTTTATTTGACCGGTTTGAACCCACAAAGTGCAGAGCGGTTGCAAGAGGTAGCAACGGATCTTGGCTTTAGCTCCGATCCAAACGATTCGTTTGCAAAGATTGCGGCTTGCGCTGGCGCGGGGGCCTGCGCCTCGGGTTTTTATGAAACGAAGGTGCGGGCAGAGCATCTGCTGCAGCATGCATCGGCCCTTCTCGACGGATCGCTGGCGGTTCACCTTTCCGGCTGTGCCAAGGGATGTGCTCATCCGCGGCAAGCTCTCACAATCATTGGGATGCCCGGCGGTTATGGTATTGTGTTGAACGGACGGGCGGGCGACAGGCCGGATGTAACGATTGCTGGCAGCGAGATCGATTCCGCTATAGAGAAGCTCGCCCGGCTTGTCGGGAAGAACAAGAGCCCTTGCGAATCGGCGGCTGCCTGCCTGACGCGGCTCGGCCCCCAGGCGATCGCCAACGCGCTGAAACAGGAATAG
- the cobF gene encoding precorrin-6A synthase (deacetylating), which yields MKNIYVIGIGTGNPEHMTIQAINAMNAADHVFIPTKGAQKEELADVRREICARYLNKADSKIIEFAVPRRETKERSYGQSVDEWHETIAATYRQLVGDLPENGTAAFLVWGDPSLYDSTLRILERVRDKVEFEITVIPGITSIQALAASHRIPVNLVGKPVEITTGRRLAEEGLKTESTVVMLDGIQAFTTVDDPDTEIFWGAYLGTEDEIVRAGRLGDVADDIVRARAEARERHGWIMDIYLLRKGCDVKN from the coding sequence GTGAAGAATATTTACGTCATCGGCATCGGCACCGGAAACCCGGAACATATGACCATCCAGGCGATCAACGCCATGAACGCTGCCGATCACGTCTTTATCCCCACAAAGGGCGCACAGAAAGAAGAGCTTGCAGATGTACGCCGCGAAATCTGTGCGCGATATCTCAACAAGGCGGACAGCAAGATCATCGAATTCGCCGTGCCTCGTCGCGAGACGAAGGAGCGCAGTTATGGGCAGAGCGTCGATGAGTGGCATGAGACAATCGCTGCAACCTATCGTCAGTTGGTCGGCGATCTGCCGGAAAACGGCACAGCCGCCTTTCTCGTATGGGGCGATCCGAGCCTCTACGACAGCACGTTGCGCATCCTGGAGCGGGTGCGGGATAAAGTGGAATTTGAGATCACCGTCATCCCGGGTATTACCAGCATTCAAGCGCTCGCCGCGAGCCACCGCATCCCCGTCAATCTCGTCGGCAAGCCGGTGGAAATTACGACCGGCCGTAGGCTTGCCGAAGAGGGGCTCAAGACGGAAAGTACGGTTGTAATGCTCGATGGAATCCAGGCGTTTACGACGGTCGATGATCCGGACACGGAAATCTTCTGGGGAGCCTATCTTGGCACGGAAGACGAAATCGTCCGTGCCGGGCGCCTCGGCGATGTCGCCGATGATATCGTCAGGGCACGCGCTGAAGCGCGCGAACGGCATGGCTGGATCATGGACATCTACTTATTGCGCAAAGGCTGCGACGTTAAGAACTAG
- a CDS encoding DUF2938 domain-containing protein — MFDILWRGIAMGIGATILMDIWAIVLFRAFGQAPANWAPVGRWFWHLGRGKVFHDNIADAEPYRHELALGWIGHYATGIVYGLVLAVLMGPSWLTAPTFIPAWILGIVTVGAGWFLLQPGLGIGWAASKTLNPNKVRALNLLAHTVFAIGLFGTALLIR; from the coding sequence ATGTTCGATATTTTATGGCGCGGCATAGCAATGGGGATCGGCGCGACGATCCTCATGGATATTTGGGCAATCGTCCTTTTCCGGGCCTTCGGTCAGGCGCCTGCCAACTGGGCGCCTGTCGGACGGTGGTTCTGGCACCTCGGGCGCGGCAAGGTTTTTCACGACAATATTGCCGATGCCGAGCCCTATAGGCACGAACTGGCGCTGGGCTGGATCGGGCATTATGCAACCGGCATCGTCTATGGCCTTGTTCTTGCGGTTCTCATGGGGCCATCCTGGCTGACAGCGCCAACTTTCATCCCCGCTTGGATCCTCGGTATTGTGACCGTCGGGGCCGGCTGGTTTCTGCTGCAGCCGGGGCTCGGCATCGGCTGGGCCGCGTCGAAGACGCTAAACCCGAACAAGGTACGTGCACTCAATCTGCTCGCGCATACCGTTTTCGCGATCGGGCTTTTCGGCACCGCGCTCCTGATCCGTTAA
- a CDS encoding bestrophin-like domain, whose translation MSSIALGTLVFICLFGASLIGILVRNRLPAHHLDAESKDVIRLSTAVVGTLSALALGLLIASANTVYNTAEAELRTSVARLLLLDRVMAQYGPETADARSRLHRLVENRLVQGWGTAAEQAGIEPYDENQGIEPVQGELRNLVPATEPQRLLQARALEVSGLLAEAHWMLVESSSEGLPTAFLVILVFWLAWLFLTFGLQAPANPTVIGVMLVCSLSVAAGVFLVIDMAHPYLGVIHVSDGPLRAALGHIASR comes from the coding sequence TTGAGTTCGATCGCCCTTGGCACGCTCGTCTTCATCTGCCTGTTCGGGGCATCGCTCATCGGCATCCTTGTCCGTAACCGCCTGCCAGCCCATCACCTGGATGCCGAATCCAAGGACGTGATCCGCTTGTCGACGGCGGTCGTCGGCACGTTGTCTGCCCTTGCCCTCGGGCTGCTGATTGCGTCCGCGAACACCGTCTACAACACCGCCGAAGCCGAACTGCGGACCTCGGTTGCCCGCTTGCTGCTACTTGACCGGGTAATGGCGCAGTACGGCCCAGAGACGGCGGATGCACGCAGCCGGCTGCATCGTCTAGTCGAGAACAGACTTGTTCAGGGGTGGGGCACCGCGGCCGAGCAGGCGGGAATCGAACCGTATGATGAAAACCAAGGCATCGAGCCTGTACAGGGTGAACTTCGCAACCTCGTTCCGGCGACCGAGCCGCAGCGACTGCTTCAGGCTCGCGCCCTCGAGGTCAGCGGCCTCTTGGCCGAAGCCCACTGGATGCTCGTCGAAAGCAGTTCGGAAGGGTTGCCGACCGCGTTTCTCGTCATTCTTGTCTTTTGGCTCGCGTGGCTGTTCCTGACCTTCGGGCTCCAGGCTCCGGCCAATCCGACCGTGATCGGCGTCATGCTGGTCTGCTCGCTGTCGGTCGCTGCAGGGGTCTTCCTTGTCATCGACATGGCGCATCCGTATCTCGGTGTCATCCACGTCTCGGACGGGCCGCTACGGGCCGCCCTTGGGCACATTGCCTCTCGATAG
- a CDS encoding Lnb N-terminal periplasmic domain-containing protein codes for MPRLMALILNFAVAVIMAALTAWCSLALWYRLPLPDAGRAIGAGVFLVFGLFTVAALASRLRMRAILSFAVVFAPVLFWWNSIKPEANAAWAPDVARQVTGRVDGNSLTLTDVRDFGWRSNSDFTERWTTRTYDVSKVKTVDLFMSYWAGPKIAHVIFSFGFEGGEQLAWSIEVRHKVGGAFSPLADLFKNDPLVILAADERDVVGVRSNVRGEDVQIYRLRASPEQARNLLLEYVAGANALAQTPQFYNSITTNCTTTVAKLMRVAGDKVPFDWRLIVNGYLPDYAYDRGAIDTSMPLARLREISKIDERARADGLSPNFSKAIRLGVPAPAAVATP; via the coding sequence ATGCCTCGACTGATGGCGCTCATCCTCAACTTCGCGGTCGCCGTAATCATGGCGGCTTTGACAGCCTGGTGTTCACTGGCCCTCTGGTATCGCCTGCCACTGCCTGATGCCGGGCGGGCAATTGGCGCTGGCGTCTTCCTCGTCTTCGGTCTCTTTACTGTAGCGGCGCTTGCCAGCCGGCTGCGCATGAGAGCCATCCTTTCGTTCGCTGTCGTGTTCGCCCCGGTTCTCTTCTGGTGGAACTCGATCAAGCCGGAAGCGAACGCTGCATGGGCACCAGATGTCGCCCGGCAGGTCACGGGTCGTGTCGACGGAAATTCGCTGACCTTGACTGATGTCCGGGACTTCGGCTGGCGAAGCAATTCCGACTTCACGGAGCGCTGGACGACACGAACCTACGATGTCAGCAAGGTGAAGACCGTCGACCTGTTCATGTCATACTGGGCGGGGCCGAAGATCGCACATGTCATCTTCAGCTTCGGCTTCGAAGGCGGCGAGCAGCTCGCCTGGTCGATCGAGGTACGCCACAAGGTCGGTGGCGCGTTTTCTCCCCTTGCCGATCTCTTCAAGAACGACCCACTTGTAATCCTTGCCGCGGACGAACGTGACGTTGTCGGCGTCCGCTCCAATGTGCGGGGCGAGGACGTGCAAATCTATCGGCTGAGAGCCAGTCCCGAGCAGGCACGAAATCTGCTTCTCGAATACGTCGCCGGGGCCAACGCCCTTGCCCAGACTCCGCAGTTCTACAACTCGATCACGACGAACTGCACGACGACCGTCGCCAAGCTGATGCGTGTCGCCGGAGACAAGGTGCCGTTCGACTGGCGGCTGATCGTCAACGGTTATCTTCCCGACTACGCCTATGACCGAGGAGCCATCGACACGTCGATGCCGCTCGCCCGATTGCGAGAAATTTCGAAAATCGACGAGCGGGCGCGGGCGGATGGATTATCGCCCAACTTCTCGAAGGCAATCCGTCTCGGCGTGCCCGCCCCGGCCGCCGTCGCTACGCCGTAA
- a CDS encoding GbsR/MarR family transcriptional regulator, translating into MNLPPLVQSFVLHFGEMGSRWGINRTVGQIYALLYVSPSPLCAEEIVDALGISRSNVSMSLRELQAWNLVLLKHKPDDRRDFFTTPDDVWLILRTLAEERKKREVDPTLSVLREILMQRPASEAERFAQQRMSEMHGLIEQLTHWYEDVKQLETERLATLLSLGAKVTKLLEAKDRVVSLGRGRRPANKS; encoded by the coding sequence ATGAACCTTCCGCCGCTCGTTCAATCCTTCGTTCTGCATTTCGGTGAGATGGGCTCGCGTTGGGGCATCAATCGCACGGTCGGCCAGATTTATGCGCTTCTTTATGTCTCGCCGTCGCCGCTCTGCGCCGAAGAGATCGTCGACGCGCTCGGCATCTCGCGTTCCAACGTGTCGATGAGCCTGCGCGAACTGCAGGCCTGGAACCTCGTGCTTTTGAAACACAAGCCCGACGACCGCAGGGATTTCTTCACCACGCCTGACGATGTCTGGCTCATCCTGCGCACGCTCGCCGAAGAACGGAAGAAGCGCGAAGTCGATCCCACCCTTTCGGTTTTGCGCGAAATCCTCATGCAAAGGCCTGCCAGCGAAGCCGAACGCTTCGCCCAGCAGCGGATGAGCGAAATGCACGGCTTGATCGAACAACTGACACATTGGTATGAGGACGTAAAACAACTTGAAACAGAGCGCCTCGCAACGCTACTCTCTTTGGGAGCAAAGGTTACGAAGCTTCTGGAAGCCAAGGACCGGGTGGTATCGCTCGGCCGCGGGCGTCGGCCTGCGAACAAGAGCTAG
- the cydD gene encoding thiol reductant ABC exporter subunit CydD — translation MGSAFFDEEKARAAGAPAIGSPVLSSKPSRLRHAATVQTAAALLWIPQAGLLAYAVGRTADGGGLRDVLWPAFFVLVLGIAKALLDAAGGQIAFDRARTELGLRRQIAVAALARRSPIDGTRPASGRVASILGEQAELIVPYLSRFLPARFKASAIPPIILICILPISWVAALALFIAMPLIPLFMALIGWRAQAASEKQLAATGSLNAFLLDRLRGLATIRSLDAVGLTATRLRADAEDLKTRTLAVLKIAFLSSAVLELFAALGVAMVAVYVGFSLLGELRFGTWSGKLSLTEGLFILLLAPAFFEPLRELSSVWHDRAAGEAAVKALDSLSDCGMEIVELETAGSAPRTYRFDIEFNDVSFRYDRSRPFALAGFNCLFTEGEHVALAGASGAGKSTLLALIAGLAPPLTGQVLIGGRPVDAGARRAMAWIGQAPHIFAGSLAGNVLLGRHRGILHEALALARLDGVAAAYGKRPLGESGTGLSGGEALRLAIARAAANPDIRIILADEPTAHLDAVTAAEITESLLTLARGRTLIVATHDPRFAARMGRRIAIGTQFLQEAAE, via the coding sequence ATGGGGAGTGCTTTCTTCGACGAGGAAAAAGCGCGCGCAGCCGGAGCGCCAGCGATTGGCTCGCCGGTGCTTTCGTCCAAGCCTTCACGTCTTCGTCATGCCGCTACGGTTCAAACCGCTGCCGCCCTCTTGTGGATCCCGCAAGCTGGTCTACTTGCTTACGCCGTCGGCCGCACTGCGGATGGCGGCGGTCTTCGCGATGTCCTTTGGCCCGCCTTTTTTGTCTTGGTACTCGGCATTGCAAAGGCGCTGCTTGACGCGGCTGGCGGCCAGATCGCCTTCGACAGGGCGCGCACTGAACTGGGTTTGAGGAGACAGATTGCCGTTGCAGCGCTTGCCCGGCGATCGCCGATCGACGGCACGCGTCCTGCTTCCGGGCGGGTTGCGAGCATTCTCGGCGAGCAGGCGGAGCTGATCGTTCCCTACCTTTCGCGCTTCCTGCCGGCTCGCTTCAAAGCGAGCGCCATTCCTCCCATCATCCTCATCTGCATCTTGCCGATCTCCTGGGTCGCGGCACTTGCGCTGTTCATCGCAATGCCGCTTATTCCACTTTTCATGGCGCTCATCGGCTGGCGGGCGCAGGCAGCGAGCGAAAAGCAGCTCGCCGCAACAGGCAGCCTCAACGCATTTCTTCTCGATCGGCTCCGCGGACTGGCCACGATCCGGTCGCTTGATGCGGTCGGGCTGACTGCCACGCGGCTGCGGGCAGATGCAGAGGACCTCAAGACACGCACCTTGGCGGTGCTGAAAATCGCCTTTCTCTCCTCAGCCGTGCTGGAGCTCTTTGCAGCGCTCGGCGTTGCAATGGTCGCGGTCTATGTGGGCTTCAGTCTTCTCGGCGAACTCCGCTTCGGAACATGGTCGGGAAAGCTCAGCTTGACCGAAGGTCTTTTCATTCTCCTGCTTGCGCCCGCCTTTTTCGAGCCCTTGCGCGAACTTTCCTCAGTTTGGCACGACCGCGCCGCCGGAGAAGCGGCAGTGAAGGCGCTTGATAGCCTTTCCGATTGCGGCATGGAGATCGTCGAGTTGGAGACGGCCGGCTCGGCGCCGCGCACTTATCGGTTCGACATTGAGTTCAACGACGTCAGCTTCCGTTACGATCGCTCGCGGCCCTTCGCGCTTGCCGGCTTCAACTGTCTTTTCACAGAGGGCGAGCATGTCGCGCTTGCCGGTGCGAGCGGTGCGGGAAAATCCACGCTGCTTGCGCTGATCGCCGGTCTGGCACCACCTCTGACGGGTCAAGTCCTGATCGGCGGCCGGCCTGTCGATGCGGGCGCGCGAAGGGCCATGGCCTGGATCGGGCAGGCGCCACATATATTTGCCGGAAGCTTGGCCGGCAATGTCTTGCTGGGCAGGCATCGCGGCATTCTGCACGAGGCTTTGGCGCTTGCCAGGCTGGACGGCGTCGCGGCTGCCTATGGCAAGCGGCCGCTCGGCGAAAGCGGTACCGGCCTTTCGGGCGGCGAGGCGTTGCGGCTTGCGATCGCACGGGCGGCTGCCAATCCCGACATTCGCATCATCCTGGCGGACGAGCCGACGGCACATCTCGACGCGGTGACCGCAGCGGAGATCACGGAGAGCCTGCTTACGCTTGCCAGGGGCCGGACGCTCATTGTCGCGACACATGACCCGCGTTTTGCGGCACGCATGGGCCGCAGGATCGCCATCGGCACACAGTTCTTACAAGAGGCGGCTGAATGA
- a CDS encoding amino acid ABC transporter ATP-binding/permease protein, which produces MRNQFRTLAPILELFFAERPRSLLTGALLSAVTVIAGLALLGLSGWFITAASIAGLSAAAIAFDVFAPAAAIRMLAIGRTAARYGERITTHDATLGILAALREKLFRGWAGPGAARHLLRRPSRLLFRLTADIDALDSLYLRILVPIVAAIGAALVAVITLGIMHPAFGLAVGGLLICSGIGIPLVAGCLARRPARRRAYGIEALRSRAIDLTAGQTDLLMASRIQAQCAAVIAADAYTAKADRHLNRIETGVILSFGLVTAILLAGSLLAVAALTEAKAITAPVAALGLLIAFAAVEPFTALRRGALELGRILVAARRIGPHLAEEPLRPKGRAAEAGMALSLQAAGVRHDGSARDALHAISLELKLGETLAVIGPSGAGKSTLLSVFAGEIQPRFGTAACMDATRLTQRTELFQDTLEGNLRLAKPQASEMELREVLAAAGLLSDVDALPKGLRTPLGEGGFGLSGGQSRRLALARLFLRDTPLWLLDEPTEGLDSATARDVVARLKARAHGRSLVIASHTRREAAIADRIAIIEGGRITEISRRGEAAFESALERLRPD; this is translated from the coding sequence ATGAGAAACCAGTTCCGGACCCTTGCGCCGATCCTTGAGCTTTTCTTCGCTGAAAGACCGCGCAGCCTGCTGACCGGTGCTTTGCTTTCGGCCGTCACGGTTATCGCCGGCCTTGCCCTGCTCGGCCTGTCAGGCTGGTTCATCACCGCCGCATCGATTGCCGGACTATCGGCGGCGGCGATCGCCTTCGACGTCTTTGCGCCAGCAGCTGCAATCCGCATGCTTGCGATCGGCCGCACGGCCGCGCGTTACGGCGAGCGGATAACGACGCATGACGCAACGCTGGGCATACTGGCAGCACTTCGCGAGAAGCTTTTTCGCGGCTGGGCTGGCCCAGGAGCAGCGCGCCATCTGCTCCGTCGGCCCTCCAGACTGCTTTTTCGCCTGACGGCCGATATCGATGCTCTGGATTCGCTCTACCTCAGAATTCTTGTTCCGATCGTTGCCGCGATAGGCGCTGCACTTGTCGCCGTCATCACGCTCGGCATCATGCACCCAGCATTCGGTCTCGCAGTCGGTGGGCTGTTGATCTGCTCCGGCATCGGTATTCCGCTCGTTGCCGGTTGTCTTGCCCGAAGGCCTGCCCGCCGGCGCGCCTATGGCATCGAGGCGCTTCGCTCACGCGCCATCGATTTGACCGCCGGCCAGACGGATCTCCTGATGGCATCGCGCATTCAAGCGCAATGCGCTGCCGTCATCGCAGCCGATGCTTACACGGCCAAGGCCGATCGTCACCTGAACCGGATCGAGACAGGTGTCATCTTGAGCTTCGGTCTCGTCACGGCGATCCTGCTCGCCGGCTCGCTTCTTGCGGTGGCAGCACTCACTGAAGCAAAGGCGATCACCGCGCCGGTTGCCGCATTGGGGCTATTGATCGCCTTTGCAGCAGTCGAACCCTTCACGGCCCTGCGGCGAGGCGCCTTGGAACTCGGGCGGATCCTTGTCGCCGCTAGGCGTATCGGTCCGCACCTTGCTGAAGAGCCGTTGCGGCCGAAAGGCCGTGCGGCTGAAGCCGGCATGGCTCTTTCGTTACAGGCCGCAGGCGTCAGGCATGATGGCTCCGCCAGAGATGCGCTGCATGCAATCAGCCTGGAATTGAAGCTGGGTGAGACTCTGGCCGTGATCGGCCCGAGTGGTGCCGGAAAATCGACCCTGCTGTCGGTTTTCGCGGGCGAAATCCAGCCCCGCTTCGGGACTGCCGCATGCATGGACGCGACGCGTCTGACGCAAAGGACCGAGCTCTTCCAGGATACGCTCGAGGGCAATTTGCGGCTTGCCAAGCCACAGGCGTCCGAAATGGAACTGCGCGAAGTGCTTGCCGCCGCGGGGCTGCTTTCAGATGTCGATGCTCTACCGAAAGGTCTTAGGACCCCTCTTGGCGAGGGCGGTTTCGGTCTGTCGGGCGGCCAATCCCGCCGTCTGGCGCTTGCGCGCCTCTTCCTTCGGGATACGCCGCTTTGGCTGCTCGATGAGCCGACGGAAGGTCTCGACAGCGCAACAGCACGTGACGTGGTGGCCCGTCTCAAGGCGAGGGCACATGGCCGGTCGCTCGTCATTGCAAGCCATACCCGCCGGGAGGCGGCGATCGCCGATCGGATCGCGATCATTGAAGGCGGCCGGATCACCGAAATCTCGCGCCGCGGAGAGGCGGCGTTCGAAAGCGCGCTCGAACGGCTGAGGCCGGATTGA
- a CDS encoding cytochrome ubiquinol oxidase subunit I has translation MELDIVALSRFQFALTALYHFLFVPLTLGLSVLLAIMETTYVMTGRQIWRQMTKFWGTLFGINFALGVATGIVMEFQFGMNWSYYSYYVGDIFGAPLAIEGLMAFFLEATFVGLFFFGWDKLSKVGHLVATWAVALGSNFSALWILIANGWMQNPVGSALNPQTMRMEIVSFFDVVFNPVAQAKFVHTVSAGYVCASIFVLGVSAWYILKGRHIELAKRSMTVAASFGLASALSVVVLGDESGYLATENQKMKLAAIEAMWETEPAPAAFTAFGFPDQQTRETHFAIHIPWVMGLIGTRSLTTEIPGIDKLEKQAETRIRDGIKAYNALMQIRSAPTPDGIAQEVRTSFEDLGHQLGYALLLKRYVDDPRQATEEQIAQAARDTIPHVPTLFWSFRIMVGLGMFFIVLTAVFFWLSARRHLDKYPLLLKIAVFAIPLPWIAIEAGWIVAEIGRQPWVIEGVLPTAMAVSSLGASTVLITIIGFAALYTTLIVVEMSLMLKAIRQGPEPDDEPGAALISETLAPAAE, from the coding sequence ATGGAACTAGATATCGTCGCGCTATCGCGCTTCCAATTCGCGCTGACGGCACTTTACCACTTCCTGTTCGTGCCGCTGACGCTCGGTCTGTCGGTGCTGCTCGCGATCATGGAGACGACCTATGTGATGACCGGCCGCCAGATCTGGCGGCAGATGACGAAATTCTGGGGCACGCTCTTCGGCATCAATTTCGCACTGGGCGTGGCTACCGGCATCGTCATGGAATTCCAGTTCGGCATGAACTGGAGCTATTACAGCTATTATGTCGGCGACATCTTCGGCGCACCCCTGGCAATCGAAGGGCTCATGGCCTTCTTCCTGGAAGCGACCTTCGTCGGCCTCTTCTTCTTCGGCTGGGACAAGCTCTCGAAAGTCGGGCATCTGGTCGCAACCTGGGCCGTGGCGCTCGGCTCGAACTTCTCGGCACTGTGGATTTTAATTGCCAACGGCTGGATGCAGAACCCGGTCGGCTCGGCGCTCAATCCGCAGACCATGCGCATGGAGATCGTGAGCTTCTTCGACGTCGTCTTCAATCCCGTCGCGCAGGCGAAATTCGTTCATACCGTCTCGGCCGGTTATGTCTGTGCCTCGATCTTCGTGCTCGGCGTTTCGGCCTGGTATATCTTGAAGGGCCGCCATATCGAGCTTGCCAAGCGCTCGATGACGGTTGCCGCCTCCTTCGGCCTTGCCTCGGCTCTCTCGGTGGTCGTGCTCGGGGACGAGAGCGGTTATCTTGCGACGGAAAACCAGAAGATGAAGCTCGCGGCAATCGAGGCGATGTGGGAGACGGAACCGGCGCCGGCAGCCTTCACGGCCTTCGGCTTTCCGGATCAGCAAACCCGCGAAACGCATTTTGCCATCCATATCCCGTGGGTCATGGGCCTGATCGGCACGCGCTCGCTGACGACCGAAATTCCGGGCATCGACAAGCTGGAGAAGCAGGCCGAAACCCGTATCCGCGATGGCATCAAGGCTTACAATGCGCTGATGCAAATCCGCTCGGCCCCGACGCCGGACGGCATCGCGCAGGAGGTTCGCACCTCCTTCGAGGATCTCGGCCACCAACTCGGCTATGCACTTTTATTGAAGCGCTACGTCGACGACCCCCGTCAGGCAACGGAAGAACAGATCGCCCAGGCTGCACGGGACACGATCCCGCATGTGCCGACGCTTTTCTGGTCGTTCCGCATCATGGTCGGGCTCGGCATGTTCTTCATCGTCCTGACGGCAGTCTTCTTCTGGCTGTCGGCCCGCCGCCATCTCGACAAATATCCGTTGCTCTTGAAGATCGCCGTCTTTGCCATACCGCTTCCCTGGATTGCCATCGAGGCAGGCTGGATCGTCGCCGAGATCGGCCGCCAGCCCTGGGTCATCGAAGGGGTATTGCCGACGGCGATGGCGGTCTCCAGCCTGGGGGCAAGCACGGTGCTCATCACCATCATCGGTTTTGCCGCACTTTATACGACGCTGATCGTCGTCGAAATGAGCCTGATGCTAAAGGCGATCAGGCAAGGCCCGGAACCGGATGACGAGCCGGGCGCCGCCCTCATTTCCGAAACCCTCGCACCGGCAGCGGAGTGA